Part of the Chloroflexota bacterium genome, TCCTCCTGGTACCGGCGGATGTTCTGCACGATCACGGCGCCGTCCTCGCCCGCGTTGAAGGCCAGCTGTCGTGTCGGTTCCTCCAACGCTCGGCGCACGATCTTCACACCGGTGGCCTCATCCTCATACTCGGTCTCGATGTCGTTCAGCGCCTCCGCGGCGTTCAGCAGCGTCACGCCGCCGCCGGGCACGATCCCCTCCTCGACCGCCGCCCGGGTCGCACTCAGCGCATCCTCCACCCGGTGCTTCTTCTCCTTCAACTCC contains:
- the groEL gene encoding chaperonin GroEL (60 kDa chaperone family; promotes refolding of misfolded polypeptides especially under stressful conditions; forms two stacked rings of heptamers to form a barrel-shaped 14mer; ends can be capped by GroES; misfolded proteins enter the barrel where they are refolded when GroES binds; many bacteria have multiple copies of the groEL gene which are active under different environmental conditions; the B.japonicum protein in this cluster is expressed constitutively; in Rhodobacter, Corynebacterium and Rhizobium this protein is essential for growth), translating into ELKEKKHRVEDALSATRAAVEEGIVPGGGVTLLNAAEALNDIETEYEDEATGVKIVRRALEEPTRQLAFNAGEDGAVIVQNIRRYQEEQGNKHIGYNVMTGEYVDMFEIGIIDPAKVTRSAVENAASIAAMILTTEALITDIPEPEKAAPQAPGGGYGGF